A single window of Arcobacter venerupis DNA harbors:
- a CDS encoding thiazole synthase, with the protein MSDILKIGNYEFNSRLIVGSGKYKDFQTTKDATIASGSELITVAIRRVNIMNPNEENLLDYFKDTNVKLLPNSAGCFTAEEAITTFRLMREATGIDIIKLEVIGDAAKTLYPDVIETIKACEILKKEGFTIMAYTNDDPIIAKRLEDAGADAIMPLAAPIGSGLGIQNRYNIAFIKDAVKVPVIVDAGVGCASDATIAMELGAEAVLTNTAIACAQNPILMAEAMKYAVIAGRMGYKAGRIPKKPYATASSPIDGLIQF; encoded by the coding sequence ATGAGTGATATTTTAAAAATAGGTAATTATGAATTTAATAGCAGATTAATCGTTGGAAGTGGTAAATATAAAGATTTTCAAACTACAAAAGATGCAACAATTGCAAGTGGAAGTGAATTAATCACAGTTGCAATTAGAAGAGTTAATATTATGAATCCAAATGAAGAGAATTTATTAGATTACTTTAAAGACACAAATGTAAAACTTTTACCAAATAGTGCAGGGTGTTTTACAGCAGAAGAAGCAATTACAACTTTTAGACTAATGAGAGAAGCTACCGGAATAGATATTATTAAACTTGAAGTTATTGGAGATGCAGCTAAAACTTTATATCCAGATGTAATAGAGACAATTAAAGCTTGTGAAATTCTAAAAAAAGAGGGTTTTACAATTATGGCATACACAAATGATGATCCAATTATTGCAAAAAGATTAGAAGATGCAGGTGCTGATGCAATTATGCCTCTTGCTGCACCAATTGGTTCAGGACTTGGAATTCAAAATAGATACAATATTGCCTTTATAAAAGATGCAGTAAAAGTTCCAGTTATTGTTGATGCAGGTGTTGGATGTGCAAGTGATGCCACAATTGCAATGGAATTAGGTGCAGAAGCTGTTTTAACTAACACAGCGATAGCTTGTGCACAAAATCCAATACTAATGGCAGAAGCTATGAAGTATGCTGTAATTGCAGGAAGAATGGGTTATAAAGCAGGAAGAATTCCTAAAAAACCTTATGCAACTGCTAGTTCACCAATTGATGGATTAATTCAATTTTAA
- a CDS encoding AzlD domain-containing protein — translation MNNSNILLIIFSVALGTYLLRISGLLLSTKLKKFKYVDSLLESIPATLLIALIIPPIIKEGTVGIIASLFVIIVMIKTKNIFLSMSIGVFVIYLSRSNLLF, via the coding sequence ATGAATAATTCAAATATTCTGTTAATTATTTTTTCCGTAGCACTTGGAACTTATTTACTACGGATCTCTGGACTTTTATTATCAACAAAACTAAAGAAGTTTAAATATGTAGATTCTCTTTTAGAATCAATTCCAGCAACACTACTTATTGCTCTTATTATTCCACCGATTATCAAAGAGGGAACTGTAGGCATAATTGCTAGTTTATTTGTAATTATAGTAATGATTAAAACAAAAAATATCTTTTTATCTATGAGTATTGGAGTTTTTGTAATCTATTTAAGTAGAAGTAACCTCCTTTTTTAG